In Carassius auratus strain Wakin unplaced genomic scaffold, ASM336829v1 scaf_tig00009845, whole genome shotgun sequence, the following are encoded in one genomic region:
- the LOC113072674 gene encoding CMRF35-like molecule 8 isoform X1 — translation MKLTFMISAFLLTVSSSVPVDITVRGTEGEQVFLNCPYAERYENSGKYFYKGPYRERKLLLKSAGGQLSVSEGRFSLLDDHQKRSLTLTIRNLSLSDAGLYTCATGWNGEYKLIHLNVIRAPQKTRPDQISTSTLHSYTHTSTVTPQTGSETTRTMTGSTAVQLEVKIAPGLSSVAGALGSVLLVLVLCSGTFLVLKKRKRKSGTALFQQNVQHNTEAELMYEEIPNSDVITATSSSNQTPASHLNTRPQDSAVYATVTNQQPDSNPSHIHSTNQVTDTDCHYYANMKPPDPTTDNRTDLIYSTVTRPQNIKTNDGPIYSLIKHK, via the exons ATGAAGCTCACATTCATGATTTCTGCGTTTCTACTGACGG tgagcaGTTCAGTGCCTGTGGATATTACAGTGAGAGGAACAGAGGGAGAACAAGTGTTTCTGAATTGTCCTTATGCTGAAAGATATGAAAACTCAGGCAAATACTTCTATAAAGGACCTTACAGAGAGAGGAAGCTTCTCCTAAAATCAGCTGGAGGACAGTTATCAGTGTCTGAAGGCAGATTCTCTCTGCTGGACGATCATCAGAAGAGATCATTGACACTGACCATCAGAAACCTGAGTCTGTCAGATGCTGGACTGTACACCTGTGCAACTGGATGGAACGGAGAATATAAACTAATCCATCTGAACGTGATCAGAG CTCCACAGAAAACAAGACCTGACCAGATCTCAACCAGCACCCTTCACTCgtacacacacaccagcacag TGACACCTCAAACAGGAAGTGAAACAACAAGAACAATGACAGGAAGTACTGCAGTTCAACTCGAAGTCAAaattgctccgg GTCTGTCTTCTGTTGCTGGCGCTCTGGGTTCGGTTCTGCTCGTTCTGGTTCTGTGTTCTGGAACGTTCCTCGTTCtgaaaaagaggaagaggaaatctGGGACAG ctttatttcagcaaAATGTGCAGCACAATACAGAG GCTGAGCTTATGTATGAGGAGATTCCAAACAGTGATGTCATCACTGCAACCTCTTCATCCAATCAGACGCCTGCATCACACCTCAACACCCGCCCACAAGACTCTGCTGTTTATGCCACAGTAACCAATCAGCAGCCTGATTCAAACCCCAGTCACATCCACTCGACCAATCAGGTGACGGATACAGACTGTCATTATTATGCTAATATGAAGCCGCCTGATCCAACAACAGACAACAGAACAGATCTGATCTACTCAACAGTGACACGTCCACAAAACATCAAGACCAACGACGGCCCGATATATTCACTGatcaaacataaataa
- the LOC113072674 gene encoding CMRF35-like molecule 1 isoform X2, with amino-acid sequence MKLTFMISAFLLTVSSSVPVDITVRGTEGEQVFLNCPYAERYENSGKYFYKGPYRERKLLLKSAGGQLSVSEGRFSLLDDHQKRSLTLTIRNLSLSDAGLYTCATGWNGEYKLIHLNVIRAPQKTRPDQISTSTLHSYTHTSTVTPQTGSETTRTMTGSTAVQLEVKIAPGVCSWSVFCCWRSGFGSARSGSVFWNVPRSEKEEEEIWDSFISAKCAAQYRG; translated from the exons ATGAAGCTCACATTCATGATTTCTGCGTTTCTACTGACGG tgagcaGTTCAGTGCCTGTGGATATTACAGTGAGAGGAACAGAGGGAGAACAAGTGTTTCTGAATTGTCCTTATGCTGAAAGATATGAAAACTCAGGCAAATACTTCTATAAAGGACCTTACAGAGAGAGGAAGCTTCTCCTAAAATCAGCTGGAGGACAGTTATCAGTGTCTGAAGGCAGATTCTCTCTGCTGGACGATCATCAGAAGAGATCATTGACACTGACCATCAGAAACCTGAGTCTGTCAGATGCTGGACTGTACACCTGTGCAACTGGATGGAACGGAGAATATAAACTAATCCATCTGAACGTGATCAGAG CTCCACAGAAAACAAGACCTGACCAGATCTCAACCAGCACCCTTCACTCgtacacacacaccagcacag TGACACCTCAAACAGGAAGTGAAACAACAAGAACAATGACAGGAAGTACTGCAGTTCAACTCGAAGTCAAaattgctccgggtgtgtgttcatg GTCTGTCTTCTGTTGCTGGCGCTCTGGGTTCGGTTCTGCTCGTTCTGGTTCTGTGTTCTGGAACGTTCCTCGTTCtgaaaaagaggaagaggaaatctGGGACAG ctttatttcagcaaAATGTGCAGCACAATACAGAG GCTGA